From one Mesomycoplasma ovipneumoniae genomic stretch:
- a CDS encoding MGA_1079 family surface serine endopeptidase, with product MKSKITKSILLLSSFVTVFGLTIACGTTPEIKTPAKQNENAKPLPKKPNLDNQNNLSSDKKEEQNNQVEDKKSEENNPTLENDNKEIKSKPENQVKTPDPTSSDNTTQETPTTPENIQPTLFQEQQKSIKKINTFTTLASSLKLHFAQQINEQTSTQDLKKIEEKVSELSNLSTKLSDTIKSAEAIKSTPKYTSTTNNADKLLDITLLKAQSFFHNQELAFSSNISDLELQINAVQKELIDAQKALNGTATDEQISQINTYLEQVNPSFDEAKIKLYRLEDKLNPVAFDVETTKLLTKIGKEGYSFEIKDTKLDNSNNNKIEITYQVTNAQGHRTRISKLLDFKKDNTYTYDIESKISALDTKFQYLDDLYDFDKIALQQINKEHVGQLQDIIKQNFRSKGNKVDHIFQHDLAQISYENEHFSAKVNFLALGKIVKQITLQTKDKITLRSTSMTKLERDKADLQLLISSYLTNVQWNKDNLSGSEQILKDLQPIKQGVDHHGIPSILAEKELNNIYKWPKIGKYSLFVKEVLDHSNIFNSNRGGTVKLIFGIKKDNQELNFQDWDLKITESDYKTKYAKNMWYFRPLRTSDIELPSNWISPNFDEAHKHLIDKINASNFALRKTPGAKVGKTETAFSILNPQELVAQFPNKDAGTVLQYLLQLKNNHDVKIETDSLKFESTLNNLGAATEGDAYDKLNIQAKIDDSANVFEVNNNKIIPDDVTTNQDNIANIINQYFVVYYDVKSENTGELKFKVGFVNKSDPNKFYSNSKDIKLVNLSNDFQNNIYPELLMNKVSLQDFKYENQKLTWNQATLTLNHYSINTNDISIHKIVTHNENTYINFKYTYPSKKKIVVGNNWYKVAGSNSTSLEDIKDAKFTWTHSGLHTLIIDKGTTIRNRQIEFSAKDAIWSQNGKGASWVLKEKYLEKMLKNAKNAKLDLTIYGNILVQDDFRYTRFTSPGTSGSEFAFVNDKVVYYKFPSFSVDYLLLKEQNKQTLELKLPKRHNNTSSGRGQSIPELTLLLHVTKQSDGLHFILNLKDEKYSIMVGNPINYVNTTQNYNPFNNENEKFKENQAFILWNRGAGVNVIYENSEQHEEYTNQTNLFDYKQISYTQENAPIPFYTDPNVRKNVYFPNQNVPYEIHNGYLQNNDYINYSTIKSNPQFENNFQRALAFSFGSATMIGKVNNDENDWKFYFITNNHVENVKNFDQLNNSTTGLPKTYRRYSYIVKPSLNFGNNVNAGFSYWGGLLKGPNSSSKPSDKEEDPNSGFLLSQIWSGSDQQSRDGKEHKGHNIDATIFVVDVKPLYDEALAQGKYEYANWLKSWLALENMKFNFNGMDYNINHQSLIYDFSIVGFPYGKQSAYVIHRPGLSNYNVMLRHQNGYVPTYFDAGNSGTGILSTDNNYISLINSGTPRNSLQGWNYATRGFNYFGVNFNGEHPLDLKNTKSFAAQILRWHLLAPASANSPWFFNPFKTNTK from the coding sequence ATGAAATCTAAAATTACTAAATCTATCTTACTTTTATCTTCTTTTGTAACAGTTTTTGGTCTTACAATTGCTTGTGGAACTACCCCTGAAATTAAAACACCAGCTAAACAAAACGAAAATGCAAAACCACTGCCTAAGAAACCAAATTTAGATAACCAAAATAATTTATCTTCAGACAAAAAAGAAGAGCAAAATAATCAAGTTGAAGATAAAAAAAGTGAAGAAAATAATCCGACCTTAGAAAACGATAACAAAGAAATTAAATCCAAACCAGAAAATCAAGTTAAAACTCCTGATCCTACCTCATCAGATAATACAACTCAGGAAACACCGACAACTCCTGAAAATATTCAACCAACTTTGTTTCAAGAACAGCAAAAAAGTATTAAAAAAATTAACACATTTACTACACTAGCTTCTAGTTTAAAATTGCATTTTGCACAACAAATTAATGAACAAACAAGTACTCAAGATCTTAAAAAAATAGAAGAAAAAGTTAGTGAACTTTCTAATTTATCAACAAAATTAAGTGATACTATTAAGTCAGCAGAAGCTATAAAATCAACACCAAAATACACTTCTACTACTAACAATGCTGATAAATTATTAGATATTACTCTTTTAAAAGCGCAGTCATTTTTTCATAATCAAGAACTAGCTTTTTCAAGTAATATTAGTGATTTGGAATTACAAATTAATGCAGTACAAAAAGAATTAATTGATGCACAAAAAGCTCTAAATGGAACAGCAACAGATGAACAAATTAGTCAAATTAACACTTATTTAGAACAAGTAAATCCTTCATTTGATGAAGCAAAAATTAAACTTTATAGACTTGAAGACAAATTAAATCCAGTAGCTTTTGATGTTGAAACTACAAAATTATTGACTAAAATTGGAAAAGAAGGTTATTCTTTTGAAATTAAAGATACAAAATTGGATAATTCCAACAATAATAAAATTGAAATTACTTATCAGGTAACTAATGCGCAAGGACATAGAACAAGAATTTCAAAATTACTTGATTTTAAAAAAGATAATACCTATACTTATGATATCGAAAGTAAGATATCAGCTTTAGATACAAAGTTTCAATATTTAGATGACTTATATGATTTTGATAAAATTGCTCTTCAACAAATTAACAAAGAACACGTTGGTCAACTTCAAGATATTATTAAGCAAAATTTTAGATCTAAAGGTAATAAAGTTGATCACATTTTTCAACATGATTTGGCTCAAATTAGCTATGAAAATGAACACTTTAGTGCAAAAGTTAACTTCTTAGCACTAGGAAAAATAGTAAAGCAAATTACACTCCAAACTAAAGATAAAATAACTCTTCGATCTACTAGTATGACCAAACTTGAAAGAGATAAAGCGGACTTGCAACTTTTAATTTCTAGTTATCTTACAAATGTACAATGAAATAAAGATAATTTAAGTGGTAGTGAACAAATTTTGAAGGATTTACAACCTATCAAACAAGGTGTTGATCATCATGGAATTCCTTCAATATTGGCAGAAAAGGAGTTAAATAATATTTATAAATGACCAAAAATAGGTAAATATTCACTTTTTGTTAAAGAAGTACTTGATCATTCAAATATTTTTAATTCCAATCGTGGTGGAACAGTCAAACTAATTTTTGGAATCAAAAAGGACAATCAAGAACTTAATTTTCAAGATTGAGATTTAAAGATAACTGAAAGTGATTATAAAACTAAATATGCTAAAAATATGTGATATTTTCGACCACTTCGTACTAGTGATATTGAATTACCTTCTAATTGAATAAGTCCTAACTTTGATGAAGCTCATAAACACTTAATTGATAAAATTAACGCCTCTAATTTTGCTTTAAGAAAAACTCCTGGTGCTAAGGTTGGCAAAACAGAAACAGCTTTTAGTATTTTAAATCCTCAAGAATTAGTTGCACAATTTCCAAACAAAGACGCGGGCACCGTTTTGCAATATTTACTGCAACTAAAAAATAATCATGATGTAAAAATTGAAACTGACTCATTAAAATTTGAAAGTACATTAAATAATTTAGGAGCTGCTACTGAGGGAGATGCTTACGATAAACTTAATATTCAGGCCAAAATTGATGATTCAGCAAATGTTTTTGAAGTTAACAATAATAAGATAATTCCTGATGATGTAACAACTAATCAAGATAATATCGCCAATATCATTAATCAGTATTTTGTTGTTTACTATGATGTAAAATCAGAAAATACTGGTGAACTAAAATTTAAAGTTGGCTTTGTTAATAAAAGTGATCCTAACAAATTTTATTCAAATTCCAAAGATATCAAACTTGTGAATTTGTCAAATGATTTTCAAAATAATATATATCCTGAATTACTAATGAACAAGGTAAGTTTGCAAGATTTTAAATATGAGAATCAAAAATTGACCTGAAATCAAGCAACTCTTACACTAAATCACTATTCAATTAATACTAATGACATTTCAATTCATAAAATAGTAACACACAATGAAAACACTTATATTAATTTTAAATATACTTATCCTAGCAAGAAAAAAATAGTTGTTGGTAATAATTGATACAAAGTTGCTGGTTCAAATTCCACTTCACTCGAAGATATAAAAGATGCTAAATTTACTTGAACACATTCTGGTTTACATACCTTAATAATTGATAAAGGTACAACTATTCGAAATCGACAAATTGAATTTAGTGCCAAGGATGCAATTTGATCACAAAATGGAAAAGGTGCATCCTGAGTTTTAAAAGAAAAATATCTTGAAAAAATGTTAAAAAATGCTAAAAATGCAAAATTAGACTTAACAATTTATGGAAATATTTTAGTTCAAGATGATTTTCGTTATACAAGATTTACTAGTCCAGGAACTTCTGGAAGTGAATTTGCATTTGTTAATGATAAAGTAGTTTATTATAAATTTCCTTCATTTTCTGTTGATTATTTACTACTAAAAGAACAAAATAAACAAACCCTTGAACTTAAATTACCTAAAAGACATAATAACACTAGTAGTGGAAGAGGACAATCTATTCCTGAACTAACATTGTTGTTACATGTAACAAAACAATCTGATGGATTACACTTTATACTAAATTTAAAAGATGAGAAATACAGTATTATGGTAGGAAATCCAATTAATTATGTAAATACCACTCAAAACTATAATCCATTCAATAATGAAAATGAAAAATTCAAAGAAAACCAAGCCTTTATTCTATGAAATAGAGGTGCTGGTGTAAATGTTATTTATGAGAATTCTGAGCAACATGAAGAGTACACAAATCAAACTAATTTATTCGATTATAAACAGATTTCATACACTCAAGAAAATGCACCAATTCCTTTTTATACCGATCCTAATGTTCGAAAAAATGTTTATTTTCCAAACCAAAACGTTCCCTATGAAATTCATAATGGTTATTTACAAAACAATGATTATATAAATTATTCCACTATCAAATCAAATCCTCAATTTGAAAATAATTTCCAACGTGCACTTGCTTTTAGTTTTGGTTCTGCAACGATGATTGGAAAAGTAAATAATGATGAAAATGACTGAAAATTCTACTTTATAACTAATAATCACGTTGAAAATGTCAAAAATTTTGACCAGCTAAATAACTCAACAACTGGCTTACCAAAGACTTATCGAAGATATAGTTACATTGTAAAACCTTCACTTAATTTTGGAAATAATGTTAATGCTGGATTTAGTTACTGAGGTGGTCTATTAAAAGGTCCAAATTCTTCATCAAAACCTAGCGACAAAGAAGAAGACCCAAATTCTGGATTTCTACTTTCTCAAATTTGATCTGGATCAGATCAACAAAGTCGGGATGGAAAGGAACATAAAGGCCACAATATTGATGCTACTATTTTTGTGGTCGATGTTAAGCCGCTTTATGATGAAGCACTTGCACAAGGAAAATATGAGTATGCCAACTGATTAAAATCATGACTAGCGCTTGAAAATATGAAATTTAATTTCAATGGTATGGATTATAATATAAACCACCAGTCATTAATTTATGACTTTTCAATTGTTGGTTTCCCTTATGGAAAACAATCTGCATATGTTATTCACCGACCAGGTCTAAGCAATTATAATGTAATGTTAAGACATCAAAATGGCTATGTGCCTACATATTTTGATGCCGGAAATTCAGGAACTGGAATTTTAAGCACTGATAACAATTACATTTCATTAATTAACTCCGGAACACCTCGCAACAGTTTGCAAGGTTGAAATTATGCAACTCGCGGTTTTAACTATTTTGGTGTGAACTTCAATGGTGAACATCCATTGGATTTAAAAAATACTAAATCATTTGCTGCTCAAATTTTAAGATGGCATCTACTTGCACCCGCCAGTGCAAATTCGCCATGATTTTTTAACCCATTTAAAACAAACACAAAATAA
- a CDS encoding ATP-binding protein, whose amino-acid sequence MIIKRDFYLNQIIDKKENGRIKIITGIRRCGKSYLLFNLYRDYLLSSGIKENQIITIALDQIDNIEYRNPFRLHQYIKQKTKNINKMYYIFIDEIQLSENVSNPYVETNEKNITFVDVLLSLMKHSNLDIYITGSNSKMLSSDLLTQFRDRGDQVHVNPLSFAEVYELFDDKSEAFEHYFVYGGMPHIYKLQNDEQKSHYLKQLFKQTYIKDILERNKIHNEQQILEILLDFTSSNIGSLTNPSKLANRFLSEKQIHISSNTIFKYLKFFEESYIIQCAYRYDVKGSKYFSTPLKYYFSDIGLRNARLNFRQIENTHIMENIIYNDLLRRGYNIDIGVVEHEFKNGSTRKKVQLEIDFVINKGHKRYYIQSAFNIDNLEKKEQEITSLKKINDSFKKIVIVRNKIIPKHDENGILYIGLEDFLLNESIIDL is encoded by the coding sequence ATGATAATAAAACGTGATTTTTATCTAAACCAAATAATTGATAAAAAAGAGAATGGCAGAATCAAGATTATTACTGGCATAAGAAGATGCGGAAAATCATATTTATTATTCAATTTATATCGTGATTACCTACTTAGCAGTGGAATTAAAGAAAATCAAATTATAACAATTGCTCTTGACCAAATTGATAATATTGAATACCGAAATCCATTTAGATTACATCAATATATTAAGCAAAAAACAAAAAATATAAACAAAATGTACTACATTTTCATTGACGAAATTCAATTATCCGAAAATGTATCAAATCCCTATGTTGAGACTAATGAAAAAAATATAACCTTTGTAGATGTGCTTTTAAGTCTTATGAAACATAGTAACTTAGACATATATATTACTGGTAGTAACTCTAAAATGCTTTCATCAGATTTATTAACTCAATTCAGAGACCGCGGAGACCAAGTGCATGTAAATCCTTTATCTTTTGCTGAAGTTTATGAATTATTTGATGACAAATCAGAAGCTTTTGAACATTATTTTGTATATGGTGGTATGCCACATATTTATAAATTGCAAAATGATGAACAAAAAAGTCATTATCTAAAGCAGTTATTCAAGCAAACATATATTAAAGACATTCTTGAGCGCAACAAAATACATAATGAGCAACAAATACTTGAAATCCTGCTTGACTTTACATCTTCAAATATTGGTTCTTTAACCAACCCCTCTAAGCTTGCAAATCGTTTTTTGTCAGAAAAACAAATACACATATCATCAAATACAATTTTTAAGTATCTTAAATTTTTTGAAGAATCTTATATTATTCAATGCGCTTATCGCTACGATGTAAAGGGTTCTAAATATTTTTCAACCCCACTTAAATATTATTTTTCAGATATTGGCCTAAGAAATGCAAGATTAAATTTTCGCCAAATAGAAAACACACATATAATGGAAAATATAATCTACAACGATTTACTTCGAAGAGGATACAATATTGACATTGGTGTTGTAGAACATGAATTTAAAAACGGCTCAACAAGAAAAAAAGTTCAGCTTGAAATAGATTTTGTTATAAATAAAGGCCACAAAAGATACTATATTCAATCAGCGTTTAATATTGACAATTTAGAGAAAAAAGAACAGGAAATAACCTCGCTTAAAAAAATAAATGATTCATTTAAAAAAATAGTTATAGTAAGAAACAAAATAATTCCAAAACACGATGAAAATGGTATTTTATACATTGGTTTAGAAGATTTTTTACTTAATGAATCAATAATAGACTTATAA
- a CDS encoding S8 family serine peptidase, whose amino-acid sequence MVKKFKKLKKFTLYLFGFTSIPLIYSSLLINWNNNKQYWYSTNFSNKIDVRNPFIKKLNKSVKVENLDNNFELKLLLNPDFLDTDPKKITSFNIDFLEKIKKLNLKYKEAKYSEMLPIVWFYFDTENDREIFVKNSLKNSTISRFIVYKNEGKDKQTGHVEMLDDNNQLNNNDDYHALFNESLNKNISIVNFQKQAAKDSENQDKTNSKIGAIELGDKFDQNFNIYFNENQLNINDLVSNRPKQAEKPYHSTLVSLILGGKAGVDKKSDLYLSIFKTNAEWHKAIEWMATKDVRVINHSYGNNLVDFKDYNENTYLLDFLARKYGVINVFAAGNGADKIDEDEFGRNKADDNPWIDDRSLSLNSIVVGALQDNSSNSNIAKNEIAPYSNFKTGDEYSQFAKPLVVAPGQIYNVLDDKNQSGQSKKYVSGTSYAAPIVTGLISTLLRGKPLWVRDDFRVPAIKSILSVSAISPNHIDLDKKDSGYYEKYGAGTPDFEKMKEAADNTSLIFGNKENEGEVIFTGNRFWVNSNDRVKASLSWNFNAGLLKNNEKGQNISGWWWFLSAITRNVSHDWLPLEATKKRQGGTFVSDYDLYLQKLNSNGDWVDVARSNSILSNDELIDFKSNESAYYRIYVKNYRSSVFENSEDNRIVASYLVHNEN is encoded by the coding sequence GTGGTTAAAAAATTTAAAAAGTTAAAAAAGTTTACCTTATATTTGTTTGGTTTTACTTCAATTCCATTAATATATAGCTCGCTGCTTATAAATTGAAATAATAATAAGCAATATTGATATTCTACAAACTTTAGTAATAAAATCGATGTAAGAAACCCTTTTATTAAAAAGTTAAATAAATCGGTCAAGGTTGAAAATCTAGATAATAATTTTGAATTAAAATTATTATTAAATCCTGACTTTTTAGATACTGATCCTAAAAAAATAACTTCTTTTAATATTGATTTTTTAGAAAAAATTAAAAAGTTAAACTTAAAATATAAAGAAGCAAAATACAGCGAAATGTTGCCAATTGTCTGGTTTTATTTTGATACTGAAAATGATCGAGAAATTTTTGTTAAAAATTCCCTAAAAAATTCTACTATCAGTCGATTTATTGTTTATAAAAATGAAGGAAAAGACAAACAAACAGGACATGTTGAAATGTTAGATGATAATAATCAGTTAAATAATAATGATGATTATCATGCACTTTTTAACGAGTCGTTAAATAAAAATATTTCAATAGTAAATTTTCAAAAACAAGCAGCAAAAGACAGTGAAAATCAAGATAAAACCAACTCAAAGATTGGTGCTATAGAATTAGGAGACAAATTTGACCAAAATTTTAATATATATTTTAATGAAAATCAATTAAATATAAACGATCTAGTCTCAAACAGACCCAAGCAAGCAGAAAAACCATATCATTCAACGCTAGTTTCATTAATTTTAGGTGGCAAAGCAGGTGTTGATAAAAAGTCGGATTTGTATTTATCAATATTTAAAACAAATGCTGAATGACACAAAGCAATCGAATGAATGGCTACTAAAGATGTAAGGGTAATAAATCACAGTTATGGGAATAATCTTGTGGACTTTAAAGACTACAACGAAAATACATATTTACTTGATTTTTTAGCAAGAAAATACGGCGTAATTAATGTCTTTGCCGCAGGTAATGGTGCTGATAAAATTGACGAAGATGAATTTGGCAGAAATAAAGCTGATGATAATCCATGAATTGATGATAGAAGCTTGTCACTAAATTCAATAGTGGTTGGCGCGCTCCAAGATAATTCTAGTAATTCTAATATTGCAAAAAATGAAATAGCACCTTATTCTAATTTTAAAACTGGTGATGAATACTCGCAATTTGCTAAACCCTTAGTAGTAGCTCCAGGTCAGATTTATAATGTTCTTGATGATAAAAATCAATCTGGCCAAAGCAAAAAATATGTAAGTGGAACTAGTTATGCAGCCCCTATTGTAACCGGACTAATATCAACACTTTTAAGAGGAAAACCACTTTGAGTTCGTGATGATTTTAGAGTTCCGGCAATAAAATCTATTCTTTCTGTTTCTGCAATAAGTCCAAATCATATTGATTTGGATAAAAAAGATAGTGGCTATTATGAAAAATATGGGGCCGGAACCCCTGATTTTGAAAAAATGAAAGAAGCAGCAGATAATACTAGTCTTATTTTCGGCAATAAAGAAAATGAGGGCGAAGTTATTTTTACTGGCAATAGGTTCTGAGTTAATTCAAATGATCGAGTTAAAGCCTCTTTGTCTTGAAACTTTAACGCTGGTTTGCTAAAAAATAACGAAAAAGGCCAAAATATATCTGGATGATGGTGATTTTTGTCGGCAATTACCAGAAATGTTAGCCACGATTGATTGCCGTTAGAGGCAACAAAAAAACGACAAGGTGGTACTTTTGTTTCAGATTATGATCTTTACTTACAAAAATTAAATTCAAATGGCGATTGAGTTGATGTTGCAAGATCTAATAGCATCCTGAGCAACGATGAATTAATAGATTTTAAGTCAAACGAATCTGCCTATTATCGTATTTATGTTAAAAATTATAGATCTTCCGTTTTTGAAAATTCAGAGGATAACAGAATAGTTGCTTCTTATTTGGTGCATAATGAAAATTAA
- a CDS encoding DNA cytosine methyltransferase, with the protein MKSAYTSIELFAGAGGLALGLEQAGFKHIGLVEYDKYAANTLRANRPKWNVICEDIEIVAKKDLEKEFNIKKGELDLLSGGAPCQSFSYAGKRLGLDDVRGTMFYHYAVFLNKLQPKMLLFENVKGLLSHDNGRTFNTIINIFEQEGYKIFYEVLNAWDYGVAQKRERLIVVGIRNDLVNDKEFLYPSKYKYKPVLSDILRDVPSSLGAKYSKTKEDIFSLVPPGGYWRDIPEDIAKDYMKSCWYMAGGRTGILRRLSLDEPSLTVLTTPQMKQTDRCHPTETRPLTVRENARIQSFPDEWIFTGPMGSQYKQVGNAVPCNLAKEVGLKILEKLEEIRYGNL; encoded by the coding sequence ATGAAGAGCGCGTATACAAGTATTGAACTTTTTGCAGGTGCAGGAGGATTGGCCTTAGGGTTAGAGCAGGCGGGATTTAAGCACATTGGATTAGTTGAATATGACAAATATGCTGCTAATACACTAAGAGCTAACAGACCAAAATGGAATGTTATTTGCGAAGATATAGAGATTGTGGCTAAGAAAGATTTAGAAAAGGAATTTAACATAAAAAAAGGAGAATTAGATTTATTATCTGGTGGAGCACCTTGCCAAAGTTTTAGTTATGCTGGTAAAAGATTAGGACTTGATGATGTTAGGGGTACAATGTTTTATCACTATGCAGTTTTTTTAAATAAATTGCAACCTAAAATGTTGTTGTTTGAAAACGTAAAGGGACTTTTATCTCACGATAATGGGAGAACATTCAACACAATTATCAATATTTTTGAGCAAGAGGGATATAAAATATTCTATGAGGTATTAAATGCTTGAGATTATGGTGTTGCTCAGAAAAGAGAACGATTAATTGTTGTTGGTATAAGAAATGATTTAGTTAATGATAAAGAATTTTTGTATCCTTCAAAATATAAATATAAACCAGTATTATCGGATATTTTACGGGATGTTCCAAGTAGTCTAGGGGCTAAGTATTCAAAAACAAAAGAAGATATTTTTTCATTAGTTCCTCCAGGTGGGTATTGAAGAGATATTCCTGAAGACATAGCTAAAGACTATATGAAGTCTTGTTGGTATATGGCTGGTGGAAGAACAGGAATACTAAGGAGATTGAGTCTAGATGAGCCGTCACTGACAGTTTTAACTACACCTCAAATGAAACAAACCGATAGATGTCATCCAACAGAGACTAGACCACTTACTGTTAGAGAAAATGCTAGAATACAATCTTTTCCAGACGAATGGATATTTACAGGACCAATGGGTTCACAATACAAGCAAGTAGGAAATGCGGTTCCTTGTAATTTAGCCAAAGAAGTAGGTTTAAAAATATTGGAGAAGTTAGAGGAAATTAGATATGGAAATTTATAA
- a CDS encoding helix-turn-helix domain-containing protein encodes MEKANLTTNCIANMGKNKYISLRNIEKICKALQRDIGEVVCYCKPGGSINEERVYKYWTFCRCRRIGLRVRAGGI; translated from the coding sequence TTAGAAAAAGCAAATTTAACAACAAATTGCATAGCGAATATGGGAAAGAATAAGTATATATCACTTAGAAATATCGAAAAGATATGTAAAGCACTTCAACGGGATATTGGAGAAGTTGTTTGTTATTGTAAACCAGGGGGATCTATTAATGAAGAGCGCGTATACAAGTATTGAACTTTTTGCAGGTGCAGGAGGATTGGCCTTAGGGTTAGAGCAGGCGGGATTTAA
- a CDS encoding Eco47II family restriction endonuclease: MEIYKLDFISQEDFEKLITNTLKQYNETLESINLKKFNSNLIDPIKLLFDKNVFDKSFEDIIKLEIHKQRDRSNSNIIGYFHQNMFKNIKKCEVPDEGWDVIFTGDDITYYVELKNKHNTMNSSSSAKTFMKMQNHLLNAKDRDRSICALVEVIAKKSQNIPWVITLDKVKQSSNEKLRRISIDKFYEIVTGDKNSFKLICEQLPITIEKIISNNKSLKVQKDTVFEELKNIDNDTLIALYKLAFSTYEGF, translated from the coding sequence ATGGAAATTTATAAGTTAGATTTTATTTCACAAGAAGATTTTGAAAAGCTTATAACTAATACTTTGAAGCAGTATAATGAAACGCTTGAGAGTATAAATTTAAAAAAATTCAATAGTAATTTAATTGATCCAATAAAATTACTATTTGATAAAAATGTTTTTGATAAAAGTTTTGAAGACATAATAAAATTGGAAATTCACAAACAAAGAGATAGATCTAACAGTAATATAATTGGATATTTTCATCAAAATATGTTTAAGAATATAAAAAAATGTGAAGTTCCAGATGAGGGATGGGATGTGATTTTTACTGGCGATGATATAACATATTATGTTGAACTGAAAAATAAACATAATACAATGAATAGTTCATCATCGGCAAAAACATTTATGAAGATGCAAAATCATTTATTGAATGCGAAAGATAGAGATAGAAGCATTTGTGCATTAGTAGAAGTTATTGCTAAAAAATCTCAAAATATTCCGTGGGTTATTACTCTTGATAAAGTGAAACAATCTTCTAATGAAAAATTAAGAAGAATATCAATCGATAAGTTTTATGAAATTGTTACTGGAGATAAAAATTCTTTTAAATTAATATGTGAGCAGCTACCAATAACAATTGAAAAAATCATTTCTAATAATAAATCACTCAAAGTTCAAAAAGACACAGTTTTTGAAGAGTTAAAAAATATAGATAATGATACACTTATAGCGCTATATAAACTAGCATTTAGTACTTATGAGGGGTTTTAG